One genomic region from Balaenoptera acutorostrata chromosome 1, mBalAcu1.1, whole genome shotgun sequence encodes:
- the KCNA10 gene encoding potassium voltage-gated channel subfamily A member 10 — translation MDACGWKEMEVALVNFDNSDEIQEEPGYTTDFDLTTPKGQPGSSSFSNWNILINDSTNHETAFSKLPGDYIDPPGPEPVALNEGNQRVIINIAGLRFETQLRTLNQFPETLLGDWEKRMQFFDSMRNEYFFDRNRPSFDGILYYYQSGGKIRRPANVPIDVFADEISFYELGSEAMDQFREDEGFIKDPKTLLPTNDIHRQFWLLFEYPESSSAARGVAVVSVLVVVISITIFCLETLPEIRDDRELKVVRDPSLNMSKTVLSHTMFTDPFFMVESACIVWFTFELVLRFVVCPSKTDFFRNIINIIDIISIIPYFATLITELVWETEPSAQQNMSLAILRVIRLVRVFRIFKLSRHSKGLQVLGQTLKASMQELGLLIFFLFIGVILFSSAVYFAEVDEPESHFSSIPDGFWWAVVTMTTVGYGDMYPTTPGGKIVGTLCAIAGVLTIALPVPVIVSNFNYFYHRETEIEEKQNIPGKTDKLLNSVGSRMGSTDSLSKTNSGCSTEKSRK, via the coding sequence ATGGATGCGTGTGGCTGGAAAGAAATGGAGGTTGCCCTGGTCAATTTTGATAACTCAGATGAAATCCAGGAAGAGCCAGGCTACACCACAGACTTTGACCTAACCACCCCGAAAGGCCAACCTGGGAGCAGCTCCTTCTCCAACTGGAATATCCTCATCAACGACAGCACCAACCATGAGACGGCCTTCTCCAAGCTCCCAGGAGACTACATCGATCCCCCAGGGCCTGAGCCAGTGGCCTTGAATGAAGGAAACCAGCGGGTGATCATCAACATTGCTGGGCTAAGGTTCGAGACCCAGCTCAGAACACTCAATCAGTTCCCAGAGACCCTCCTGGGAGACTGGGAGAAAAGGATGCAGTTCTTTGACTCCATGAGAAATGAGTATTTCTTTGACAGGAACCGGCCCAGTTTTGATGGAATCCTATATTATTACCAGTCTGGTGGGAAAATCCGGCGCCCGGCCAATGTCCCTATCGACGTCTTTGCTGATGAGATCTCCTTCTATGAACTGGGCAGTGAGGCCATGGACCAGTTCCGAGAGGATGAAGGCTTCATCAAAGATCCCAAAACATTGCTCCCCACCAACGACATCCACCGGCAGTTCTGGCTCCTCTTCGAGTACCCTGAGAGCTCCAGCGCTGCCCGTGGTGTGGCCGTGGTCTCTGTCTTGGTCGTGGTCATCTCCATCACCATCTTCTGCCTGGAGACACTTCCCGAGATCCGAGACGATAGGGAACTGAAGGTGGTGAGAGACCCCAGCCTCAACATGAGCAAGACAGTCCTCTCCCACACCATGTTCACCGACCCTTTCTTCATGGTGGAGTCCGCCTGCATCGTGTGGTTCACCTTCGAACTGGTGCTCCGCTTCGTGGTCTGCCCCAGCAAGACCGACTTCTTCAGGAACATCATAAACATCATTGATATCATCTCCATCATCCCCTACTTTGCAACCCTCATCACAGAGCTGGTCTGGGAGACAGAGCCGAGCGCCCAGCAGAACATGTCCCTGGCCATCCTGAGGGTCATCCGCCTGGTGCGGGTCTTCCGCATCTTCAAGCTCTCCCGCCACTCCAAGGGGCTGCAGGTCCTGGGGCAGACGCTGAAGGCTTCCATGCAGGAGTTGGGACTgctcatcttcttcctcttcattggCGTCATCCTCTTCTCCAGTGCAGTCTACTTTGCTGAGGTGGACGAGCCAGAGTCCCATTTCTCTAGCATTCCTGATGGCTTCTGGTGGGCAGTGGTCACCATGACAACTGTGGGTTATGGGGACATGTACCCAACCACCCCAGGGGGGAAAATTGTAGGTACTCTGTGCGCCATCGCAGGGGTCCTCACCATTGCCCTCCCTGTGCCTGTCATTGTCTCCAACTTTAACTACTTTTACCATCGGGAGACTGAGATTGAGGAGAAGCAGAACATCCCAGGAAAAACTGACAAACTCCTCAACAGTGTGGGCTCAAGAATGGGCAGCACAGACTCTCTTAGTAAGACCAACAGTGGCTGCTCCACAGAGAAATCTAGGAAGTGA